Proteins found in one Candidatus Palauibacter scopulicola genomic segment:
- a CDS encoding transcriptional repressor: MQRDTRQRRAIRRVFTNAGRPLTLDEILEYGQRIVPSLGVATVYRNVKTLVREGWLSRVKLPGGGLRYELADRPHHHHFLCNSCDQAFDVHRCPDEVETLAPDGFQVDSHELVLFGRCAACA; this comes from the coding sequence ATGCAACGAGATACTCGACAACGCCGCGCGATTCGCCGCGTGTTCACGAACGCGGGGCGCCCGCTCACGCTCGACGAGATCCTCGAGTACGGCCAGCGGATCGTGCCGTCGCTCGGCGTGGCGACCGTCTACCGGAACGTGAAGACCCTGGTCCGCGAGGGGTGGCTGTCGAGGGTGAAGCTCCCGGGCGGCGGGCTTCGCTACGAGTTGGCCGACCGTCCGCATCACCACCATTTCCTCTGCAACTCCTGCGACCAGGCGTTCGACGTCCACCGGTGCCCCGACGAGGTCGAGACGCTGGCGCCCGACGGCTTCCAGGTCGACAGCCACGAGTTGGTTCTCTTCGGCCGCTGCGCGGCGTGCGCGTGA
- a CDS encoding MerR family transcriptional regulator has product MESGQLHTVGEVARLAGVTVRTLHHYDRIGLLVPSGRAENGYRLYAYDDLERLRQIRLMRELRFSLDAIGRLLDAPAYDRRSALEAQRELLRERQRRTDGIIRGVDRALRAMDEETEMDRTEMFEGLEEFDHEQYREEVERRWGGTEAYAESIRRTRGYGKDDWARITEEGETVVAGLAALMAEGAQAAGRAAMDLAEEHRRHIDRWFYPCSHGMHRNLADMYTADARFEAYFEKRGEGLAVFVQDAIRANEARWRNRERE; this is encoded by the coding sequence ATGGAAAGCGGGCAACTTCATACGGTGGGGGAGGTCGCGCGGCTGGCCGGCGTGACGGTGCGCACGCTGCATCACTACGACCGGATCGGGCTGCTCGTTCCGTCGGGGCGGGCGGAGAACGGGTATCGGCTCTACGCCTACGACGACCTCGAGCGGCTGCGCCAGATCCGGCTGATGCGCGAGCTGCGGTTCAGCCTGGACGCGATCGGCCGGCTGCTCGACGCCCCCGCCTACGACCGGCGGAGCGCGCTGGAGGCGCAGCGTGAGTTGCTCAGGGAACGACAGCGGAGGACCGACGGCATCATCCGAGGGGTCGACCGGGCCCTGAGGGCGATGGATGAGGAGACGGAGATGGACAGGACGGAGATGTTCGAGGGGTTGGAGGAGTTCGATCACGAGCAGTACCGGGAGGAGGTCGAGCGGCGCTGGGGCGGCACGGAGGCCTACGCGGAGTCGATACGGCGCACGCGCGGGTACGGCAAGGACGACTGGGCGCGGATCACCGAGGAGGGCGAGACGGTGGTGGCCGGGCTGGCCGCGCTGATGGCGGAGGGCGCCCAGGCCGCCGGACGCGCGGCGATGGACCTGGCCGAGGAGCACCGGCGCCACATCGACCGCTGGTTCTATCCGTGCAGCCACGGCATGCACCGGAACCTCGCCGACATGTACACCGCCGACGCGCGCTTCGAGGCGTACTTCGAGAAGCGCGGGGAGGGGCTCGCCGTATTCGTGCAGGACGCGATCCGCGCCAACGAAGCCCGCTGGAGAAACCGTGAGCGTGAGTGA
- a CDS encoding TonB-dependent receptor: MMMSRRSYILFLLLGITLAGVPAGAAGSPPVAQQAAHEQQAADTVEVASEVAAITLPDIVVTAVLSPTAVSEAIRPSAVFSDETLQRHLAGTLAQTVESVPGVTVTSMGPGTSQPVIRGLSGDRILVLEDGQRVGDVLSSGPDHASAVTTSSAQRIDVIRGPSAILYGSNALGGVINVIRDEVPRTVPGRATGFTSLQGQGATRGIGGSSQLTVGVTENIPLRVEVSKREGGDLRTPIGRLVGTQTDVRSVAAGTSWVDDWGYAGGSFRYFANDYGIPGGFVGGHTNAVRTEQERAAGRLRSVIRPGHGLEAIEVDAGYTWYRHHEMEPPDILGAQYDREIVSGEARARHAGWGPFASGAVGARVSWEDFGFAGALYTPNSRRRTQAAYLLEEIRLDPVRVEAGLRYDRVELEPEEEDASSDIGHIRARSFDAVSGSLGALLPVTGQFTLGASVGRAFRTPDVHELYSEGPHLAANSYDVGNPSLETEKGLGIDVFGRVTGQRVSAEATWFRNTIAGYIFPQATGRLSRVRLPIYQFVGEDAVLTGFESQLEWSVPAGFRLEAAASYVRGTIRATDEPLPFMPPLQGRVAIGYSPVNWFVEAETRMASSQERTGRFEDPTDGYAVFGFSGGVRFTFAGRPHVLTLHLDNIGNTEYRRHLSRVKEIMPEAGRSLSVTYRVVY, encoded by the coding sequence ATGATGATGTCCAGACGCTCCTACATCCTCTTTCTCCTCCTCGGAATCACCCTCGCGGGCGTGCCGGCGGGCGCCGCGGGCTCGCCGCCGGTCGCGCAGCAGGCCGCGCACGAGCAGCAGGCCGCGGACACCGTCGAGGTGGCCTCCGAGGTCGCCGCCATCACCCTGCCGGACATCGTCGTCACGGCGGTCCTGAGTCCCACGGCCGTGAGCGAGGCGATCCGGCCTTCCGCCGTCTTCTCGGACGAGACGCTGCAGCGGCACCTCGCGGGAACCCTCGCGCAGACGGTGGAATCGGTTCCGGGGGTCACCGTGACCAGCATGGGGCCGGGCACGTCCCAGCCCGTCATCCGCGGCCTGAGCGGAGACCGCATCCTCGTGCTCGAGGACGGACAGAGGGTGGGGGACGTCCTCAGCAGCGGCCCGGACCACGCCTCGGCGGTCACCACCTCCTCCGCTCAGCGGATCGACGTGATTCGCGGACCGAGCGCGATCCTGTACGGCAGCAACGCGCTCGGGGGCGTGATCAACGTGATTCGGGATGAGGTTCCGCGGACGGTGCCTGGCCGCGCGACCGGGTTCACCTCGCTTCAGGGGCAGGGAGCGACCCGCGGCATCGGGGGGAGCAGCCAGCTCACCGTCGGCGTCACCGAGAACATCCCGCTTCGCGTCGAGGTCTCGAAGCGCGAGGGAGGGGACCTGCGGACGCCCATCGGGAGGCTGGTGGGCACCCAGACCGATGTGCGGAGCGTGGCGGCCGGAACGTCATGGGTGGACGACTGGGGCTACGCGGGCGGTTCGTTTCGCTACTTCGCGAACGACTACGGGATCCCCGGAGGTTTCGTCGGCGGCCACACGAACGCGGTGCGCACGGAGCAGGAGCGAGCCGCCGGCCGGCTCCGCAGCGTCATCCGGCCCGGGCACGGCCTGGAGGCGATCGAAGTCGATGCCGGCTACACGTGGTACCGGCACCACGAGATGGAACCCCCGGACATCCTCGGCGCCCAATACGATCGCGAGATCGTGAGCGGGGAGGCCCGGGCGCGGCACGCGGGATGGGGGCCGTTCGCATCGGGGGCCGTCGGGGCGAGAGTCTCGTGGGAAGACTTCGGATTCGCGGGCGCGCTGTACACCCCGAATTCGCGGCGCAGGACGCAGGCCGCATACCTCCTCGAGGAGATTCGACTCGATCCGGTCAGGGTCGAGGCCGGGCTCCGCTACGACCGGGTCGAACTTGAACCGGAGGAGGAAGACGCGTCCTCCGACATCGGACACATCCGCGCGCGTTCCTTCGACGCGGTCTCCGGATCGCTGGGCGCGCTTCTGCCGGTGACGGGGCAGTTCACCCTCGGCGCGAGCGTGGGTCGCGCCTTTCGTACCCCCGATGTACACGAACTCTACTCGGAGGGGCCGCACCTCGCGGCCAATTCATACGACGTCGGCAATCCCTCGCTCGAGACGGAGAAGGGGCTCGGCATCGACGTGTTCGGGCGCGTCACGGGACAGCGCGTGAGCGCCGAGGCGACGTGGTTCAGGAACACGATCGCGGGCTACATTTTTCCGCAGGCGACGGGGCGACTCAGCCGCGTACGGCTCCCCATCTATCAGTTCGTGGGGGAGGACGCCGTGCTGACCGGCTTCGAGAGCCAGCTCGAATGGTCGGTGCCGGCCGGATTCAGGCTGGAGGCCGCCGCGTCGTACGTGCGCGGCACGATCCGCGCCACCGACGAGCCCCTCCCGTTCATGCCCCCGCTCCAGGGTCGCGTGGCGATCGGCTATTCGCCGGTGAACTGGTTCGTGGAGGCCGAGACGCGGATGGCCTCAAGCCAGGAACGGACCGGGCGGTTCGAGGACCCCACCGATGGATACGCGGTCTTCGGCTTCTCCGGCGGCGTGCGCTTCACCTTCGCCGGGCGGCCGCACGTCCTGACGCTCCACCTCGACAACATCGGCAACACGGAGTACAGGCGGCACCTGTCGCGGGTGAAGGAGATCATGCCCGAGGCCGGGAGGAGCCTGAGCGTGACGTACCGCGTCGTGTACTAG